A genomic window from Micromonospora violae includes:
- the metH gene encoding methionine synthase: MDVLAERILIADGAMGTMLQAADLTLDDFDGLEGCNEILNVTRPDVVRGVHDAYLAVGADCVETNTFGANLANLAEYDIPHRIRELSEAGARIAREAADAASTPQRPRFVLGSIGPGTKLPTLGHADYSTLRDAYQENAAGLIAGGADALIIETCQDLLQVKAAVVGSKRAMAELGQSVPIICHVAVETTGTMLVGSEIGAALAAIEPLGVDLIGLNCSTGPAEMSEHLRYLSQHSRIPLSVMPNAGLPVLTADGAYFPLTPVELAEALERFITEYGVGLIGGCCGTTPEHIQVLAERLHGTVAPAREPRHEAGVSSVYHPVPFAQDASVLMVGERTNANGSKAFREAMLAGDWRACVEIARSQARDGSHLLDLCVDYVGRDGTQDMRELAGRFATASTLPIMLDSTEPNVVEAGLEMLGGRCVVNSVNFEDGDGPESRYARVMPVVREHGAAVVALLIDEEGQARTQEWKVRVAARLIDDLTGRWGMDRADILIDALTFPIATGQEETRRDGVETIEAIREIARRYPGVNFTLGISNISFGLNPAARQVLNSVFLHECVQAGLTSAIVHASKILPMSKIPDEQREVALDLVYDRRREGYDPVQRFLELFEGVDVTSARASRAQELAALPLDERLKRRIIDGERNGLEADLDEAMAGGRSPLSIINDILLDGMKVVGELFGSGQMQLPFVLQSAEVMKSAVAYLEPHMETAEDGGKGRIVLATVRGDVHDIGKNLVDIILSNNGYEVVNIGIKQPISAILDAAEQHRADAIGMSGLLVKSTVIMKENLAEMATRGVAERWPVLLGGAALTRAYVEDDLRSTFPGQVHYARDAFEGLSLMDRVMTAKRGGAPVIDPEREAALAARRARRERQRSLVTTSLPELHDSSVRSDVATDVAVPTPPFFGTRVVKGVPMADYAALLDERATFSGQWGLRGARGGNGPSYEELVETEGRPRLRYWLDRLIADQVLEAAVVYGYFPAYSEGNDLVVLDENGHAERARFSFPRQRQERRLCLADFFKPQGDQLDVVALQLVTVGQPVSEYAAKLFARNEYRDYLEVHGLSVQLTEALAEYWHQRIRAEMTLPDGRPLGHDDPADLAGILHNDYRGCRYAFGYPACPDLEDRAKIMDLLGADRIGVELSEEFQLMPEQATDAIVVHHPEANYFNAK; this comes from the coding sequence ATGGATGTGCTGGCCGAGCGGATTCTTATCGCCGACGGCGCGATGGGCACGATGTTGCAGGCTGCGGACCTCACGCTCGACGACTTCGACGGGCTGGAGGGGTGCAACGAGATCCTCAACGTCACACGCCCGGACGTGGTGCGCGGGGTGCACGACGCCTACCTGGCCGTCGGCGCCGACTGCGTCGAGACCAACACCTTCGGCGCCAACCTCGCCAACCTGGCCGAGTACGACATCCCACACCGCATCCGCGAGCTGTCCGAGGCGGGCGCCCGGATCGCCCGGGAGGCCGCCGACGCGGCCAGCACCCCGCAGCGACCCCGGTTCGTGCTCGGCTCGATCGGGCCGGGCACCAAGCTGCCCACCCTCGGGCACGCCGACTACTCGACCCTGCGCGACGCCTACCAGGAGAACGCGGCGGGTCTCATCGCCGGTGGCGCGGACGCGCTGATCATCGAGACCTGCCAGGACCTGCTCCAGGTCAAGGCGGCCGTGGTCGGGTCGAAGCGGGCGATGGCCGAGCTGGGCCAGTCGGTGCCGATCATCTGTCACGTCGCCGTGGAGACCACCGGCACGATGCTGGTCGGCAGCGAGATCGGCGCGGCCCTCGCCGCGATCGAGCCGCTCGGCGTGGACCTCATCGGGCTCAACTGCTCGACCGGCCCGGCCGAGATGAGCGAGCACCTGCGCTACCTGTCGCAGCACTCCCGCATCCCGCTGTCGGTGATGCCGAACGCCGGCCTGCCGGTGCTGACCGCCGACGGGGCGTACTTCCCGCTGACTCCCGTGGAACTGGCCGAGGCCCTGGAGCGGTTCATCACCGAGTACGGCGTGGGGCTGATCGGCGGCTGCTGCGGCACCACCCCGGAGCACATCCAGGTGCTGGCCGAGCGGCTGCACGGCACGGTCGCCCCGGCCCGCGAGCCCCGACACGAGGCGGGCGTCTCCTCGGTCTACCACCCGGTGCCGTTCGCCCAGGACGCGTCGGTGCTGATGGTGGGGGAGCGGACCAACGCCAACGGCTCCAAAGCGTTCCGCGAGGCGATGCTCGCCGGCGACTGGCGGGCCTGCGTGGAGATCGCCCGCAGTCAGGCGCGCGACGGCTCGCACCTGCTCGACCTCTGCGTGGACTACGTCGGCCGCGACGGCACGCAGGACATGCGCGAGCTGGCCGGCCGGTTCGCCACCGCGTCCACGCTGCCCATCATGCTGGACTCCACCGAGCCGAACGTGGTGGAGGCCGGGTTGGAGATGCTCGGCGGCCGCTGCGTGGTCAACTCGGTGAACTTCGAGGACGGCGACGGCCCCGAATCCCGCTACGCGCGGGTGATGCCCGTTGTCCGTGAGCACGGCGCGGCGGTGGTGGCGCTGCTCATCGACGAGGAGGGGCAGGCCCGTACCCAGGAGTGGAAGGTCCGGGTCGCGGCGCGGCTGATCGACGACCTGACCGGCCGGTGGGGCATGGACCGCGCCGACATCCTGATCGACGCGTTGACCTTCCCGATCGCCACCGGGCAGGAGGAGACCCGCCGCGACGGCGTCGAGACGATCGAGGCGATCCGGGAGATCGCCCGCCGCTACCCGGGTGTCAACTTCACCCTGGGCATCTCGAACATCTCCTTCGGGCTCAACCCGGCGGCCCGGCAGGTGCTCAACTCCGTGTTCCTGCACGAGTGCGTGCAGGCCGGCCTGACGTCGGCGATCGTGCACGCCAGCAAGATCCTGCCGATGTCGAAGATCCCCGACGAGCAGCGCGAGGTCGCCCTGGACCTGGTGTACGACCGGCGCCGCGAGGGGTACGACCCGGTGCAGCGTTTCCTGGAGCTGTTCGAGGGCGTCGACGTGACCAGTGCCCGGGCCAGCCGGGCCCAGGAGTTGGCGGCGCTGCCGCTGGACGAGCGGCTCAAGCGGCGGATCATCGACGGTGAGCGCAACGGCCTGGAGGCCGACCTGGACGAGGCGATGGCCGGCGGCCGGTCCCCGTTGTCGATCATCAACGACATCCTGCTGGACGGCATGAAGGTGGTCGGTGAGCTGTTCGGCTCCGGCCAGATGCAGTTGCCGTTCGTGCTCCAGTCCGCCGAGGTGATGAAGAGCGCGGTGGCCTACCTGGAACCGCACATGGAGACCGCGGAGGACGGCGGCAAGGGCCGCATCGTGCTCGCCACCGTGCGCGGCGATGTGCACGACATCGGCAAGAACCTGGTCGACATCATCCTGTCCAACAACGGCTACGAGGTGGTGAACATCGGCATCAAGCAGCCGATCAGCGCCATCCTGGACGCCGCCGAGCAGCACCGCGCCGACGCGATCGGTATGTCCGGGCTGCTGGTGAAGAGCACGGTCATCATGAAGGAGAACCTGGCCGAGATGGCCACCCGTGGGGTGGCGGAGCGGTGGCCCGTCCTGCTGGGTGGGGCGGCGTTGACCCGCGCGTACGTCGAGGACGACCTGCGCTCGACGTTCCCCGGGCAGGTGCACTACGCGCGCGACGCCTTCGAGGGTCTGTCCCTGATGGACCGGGTGATGACCGCCAAGCGTGGCGGTGCCCCGGTGATCGACCCGGAGCGGGAAGCGGCTCTCGCGGCCCGGCGGGCGCGTCGGGAACGGCAGCGCTCGCTGGTCACCACCTCGCTGCCGGAGTTGCACGACTCCTCGGTCCGCTCCGACGTGGCCACGGACGTGGCGGTGCCCACCCCGCCGTTCTTCGGCACCCGGGTGGTCAAGGGCGTGCCGATGGCCGACTACGCGGCGCTGCTCGACGAGCGGGCCACCTTCTCCGGGCAGTGGGGCCTGCGGGGTGCCCGGGGCGGCAACGGACCCTCCTACGAGGAACTGGTCGAGACCGAGGGCCGGCCGCGCCTGCGGTACTGGCTGGACCGGCTGATCGCCGACCAGGTCCTTGAGGCAGCCGTGGTGTACGGCTACTTCCCCGCGTACTCCGAAGGCAATGACCTGGTGGTGCTCGACGAGAACGGGCACGCGGAGCGCGCCCGGTTCTCGTTCCCCCGGCAGCGGCAGGAGCGGCGGCTCTGCCTGGCGGACTTCTTCAAGCCCCAGGGCGACCAGCTCGATGTGGTCGCGTTGCAACTGGTCACCGTCGGTCAGCCGGTCAGCGAGTACGCGGCGAAGCTGTTCGCCCGCAACGAGTACCGCGACTACCTGGAGGTGCACGGGCTCTCCGTGCAGCTCACCGAAGCCCTCGCCGAATACTGGCACCAGCGCATCCGCGCCGAGATGACCCTGCCCGACGGTCGCCCGCTCGGGCACGACGATCCGGCGGACCTGGCCGGCATCCTGCACAACGACTACCGGGGCTGCCGGTACGCGTTCGGCTACCCGGCCTGCCCCGACCTGGAGGACCGGGCGAAGATCATGGATCTGCTCGGCGCGGACCGGATCGGGGTCGAACTGTCCGAGGAGTTCCAGCTCATGCCCGAGCAGGCCACCGACGCGATCGTGGTCCACCACCCGGAGGCCAACTACTTCAACGCCAAGTAA
- a CDS encoding DUF6896 domain-containing protein — protein MDENAELAIEAVRRYAAALERIRSHLLDAYPALDCVSDLMVAVRHTRTLPREGKSSTGIEYSVHGAGCRMTDQQGRAVDVDLVDGIEAFDAWRIKWFLDEQSDACPTVEELRVACSYLSSLNELREVRAGHWYALPGR, from the coding sequence GTGGACGAGAACGCCGAGTTGGCGATCGAGGCAGTACGACGCTACGCCGCCGCTCTGGAGCGCATACGGTCGCACTTGCTCGACGCGTACCCGGCTCTTGATTGTGTCTCGGACCTGATGGTGGCAGTGAGGCATACGCGGACGCTGCCTCGCGAGGGCAAGTCGAGTACAGGTATCGAGTACTCGGTTCACGGCGCTGGCTGCCGAATGACCGATCAGCAAGGCCGGGCGGTCGACGTTGACCTGGTCGACGGTATCGAGGCATTCGACGCCTGGCGAATCAAATGGTTCCTCGACGAACAGTCGGACGCCTGCCCCACGGTCGAGGAGCTGCGCGTGGCGTGCTCCTACCTCTCGAGCCTGAACGAACTGCGGGAGGTGCGGGCCGGCCACTGGTACGCCCTGCCGGGACGCTGA
- a CDS encoding zinc finger domain-containing protein has protein sequence MRVDVDEPQAVEEFWNGMREAAAAAARHQDPNLYRAIVKIGKSALAQGVELVPSSGYFLQCPVCSAQSGQTCVNAPGHPLNEGKLHPERIALSAQAIRGEVPLPEPLA, from the coding sequence ATGCGGGTTGATGTCGACGAACCACAAGCGGTCGAGGAGTTCTGGAACGGTATGCGGGAAGCGGCCGCCGCGGCTGCCCGGCACCAGGACCCCAACCTGTACCGGGCCATCGTCAAGATCGGTAAATCGGCCCTGGCTCAGGGCGTCGAGCTGGTGCCGTCCAGCGGCTATTTTCTTCAGTGCCCGGTCTGTAGTGCTCAGTCAGGCCAGACCTGTGTCAACGCGCCTGGCCATCCGCTGAACGAGGGCAAACTCCACCCTGAACGCATCGCGTTGAGTGCACAGGCGATCAGGGGAGAGGTGCCCCTTCCCGAGCCGCTCGCCTGA